The genome window ACTGCAATATTTACTAGCGCTCTAGCCACTCGGGTAGTTAGTGCAGTTGAGTAGTTATGAGGTTTCTGTTGATGAATAAGCCACATACCCTGATTTTCCGAATAGTATCCGAAATACCATTTTCCTTTTAACTTGGTAATAGCAAATACTATCTCTGGATTATGAAGATTTGCTGCACCTGGAACCAAGCATCCAATTTGTCTAGCGATTCCTTTCCTTTCATTAAATTCCATTTTATCAAGGGGATCGATGTCCCGATAATTGATGCCGATTACTTTGTAAGTACTATGCAAAGAAGGCATTGCCTCGACCTTTTGTTTTAGATTTTCTAACGTATCACCTGAAAATAGAACCGCTATTTTTTCTTTTATAAAAGGACTCCTGCTTGGATCTCTATTTATACTGCTCTCTAATACAAAGGCATGTAAGTCAGCACGAAATAGAGAACGAACTTCTAATTTACATAGTTGTTCTTCTTCCTCCGCATAATTGAAGGTATACAAGAAGGTATTCGGGACCAATCTATTTTGACTCAAGTTCTTTCTCCTCCTTTTTTTGGATAAGCCCTTGAGCTGTTCCACTTTTTCATGAAAATAGTAAAACGGGGCTGAGACAAAACTAAAAAAGGATATGCTTAAAGCTGAATAATCATTTGTTGAATTAGACGAATGATAAATAAAATCTATTTTTGTTTCTCGCCCCATTTTATAAGATTAGTGAAATGGAGTGGAAGACACTCGACTCCTGCGGGAAATAGAGGAAAGGCTGAGACCCCGCAGCGCAGTGAGGAGGCTCAGCTTCCTCCCCGCGGAAAGCGAGTGA of Niallia circulans contains these proteins:
- a CDS encoding TRM11 family SAM-dependent methyltransferase, giving the protein MSQNRLVPNTFLYTFNYAEEEEQLCKLEVRSLFRADLHAFVLESSINRDPSRSPFIKEKIAVLFSGDTLENLKQKVEAMPSLHSTYKVIGINYRDIDPLDKMEFNERKGIARQIGCLVPGAANLHNPEIVFAITKLKGKWYFGYYSENQGMWLIHQQKPHNYSTALTTRVARALVNIAVPELRGVKVIDPCCGIGTVLVEALSMGVNITGSDYNPLVMKGIRNNLAHFGLSGPVFLRDIRDITEMYDVAIIDMPYNLCSVVSDEEKFAMLQSARRFAKKMVIVTTEDIDGILGEAGFEIVDRCEVPKGKFIRQTIVCC